The Gouania willdenowi chromosome 5, fGouWil2.1, whole genome shotgun sequence sequence tcaccagacaaagaggacagtGACAGAATTTTTGtcctagtttgttcccagtattccccgtgatatcacctcactccgtgtaagccccaaaataaacatccagcATTGCTTTTCCGCAactttcagtccatgaaaacaccagaaatgcaTTGGGAAGTCAAGTTTTTTCAGCAAACGCAAGAATGCTTATTTcttgtatttcatttaatttgtaacGTGTCATGTTTACCTGTAGAATGGTGAAGTTTTCAAGAACACTGTTCATCATATATTTTTCAGGCAAGTGTTTGAGTTTGTGGATAAAGTTGATCATGTATTCGCACATCGGGGAGCGGTGAATCCTGTAAACGTACTTTCCCCCCTCCAGACGGGCGTACTCTGTCTGAAACACATGACATggaaaataaaatgagaaaCTTGTAAACGCCAACAGCATGAACGAAAAGGTagtaaaaagataaataaaatccttgCCTCTACTTTCTCGACCACCTGCTTGCCAAACGAGCAGACCTTAGTAGAAACGGTGATGGTCATGTTCTCAAAGCTACTGTACTGGCTGGTGACGCCGTAAAACGAGCCTGGACCATCGGGCAACCCACTGCTGTTCAGATCCGCCTGGAATGAGCATATATGAGCTCAAAGCTGCTATACTTAAGtagacaaatacacaataagaaaaaaagagaaaagaaaccAACCCAGAATTTCACGAGGAAGAAAGCGTTCTGGGGGCCTTTCTCATAAAGCTCCTTCAGTCCACCTTTCTTCTCTGGGAATTTGTCGTATATCTGTCGGATGTCCACAGCTTCGAGGAGTGGATCGCTGTAGGAGGGATGTGTCTGTCCGATGTGAACAAACAAGTGTTTGCTATTCTGCAGagcaaaaatacaacagaaataagACCATTAGTGTCCTAGTATTTATTGTAGAAAAGTGAGTACGTTGTGAGTATTTCCTTCTCGTGAGATACGAGTGACATAAAAGTAAAGACAGTTCCTCCAAACACTATGAAGTAACTTGCGGGGTACCACAAGGATCAATCTTAGGgccatttcattttaatttgtacATGTTACTACCGGGTGGTGTCATCAGGAGACAGCATCTCTATTCACAGCTATGCTGATGACACTCAGCTCTATATGGCATTGTCTCCTGACGACACCAGAGAAATAGATTCACTTTGAAACTGTATTTTAGATATACTGTAAAAGCATGGATGTCACAGAAGTTTCTGCAGTTAAACCAGGAGAAAAGAGAAGTTTTAATTATTGGAACCAAGGTGATATTCACAAAAACAGAAGAGAACAGAACATTTCTTTCTCCGAGCCAAACTGAGAGACTAATGCAAGTCAGTCTGGCTTTTATTTAGTGCTTTATAATTTGTCTTTTTATAatgatagatagacagatagatagatagatagatagatagatagatagatagatagatagatagatagatagatagatagatagatagattcctttatttcagactTGGGGTCCataaaaaccatacaaacaaacacaaaaacacattttaaaaggtCAAACagtcaaataatttttttattattgtttttaactcttactatttttatacaaattttaacatttcatatttaataAATTCTTCCCTTCtctgcactgttttttttttttatcaatgatTCTTTCTTATTTGTCACCTTTTTAATTCTTTTATCAAATTTCTTTTGTGTGCATTCATTTCCAAACCTTTTTATCACTTCATCTTTTGTCAATCACTTTAGCAaaattctgtaaagcactttggactACAATTGAATTTGTATGAAAGGTGTTATATTGATTGATGTTTCTCCATATCACATATTTTCTAATACTTACAATGTCTGGTTCTCTCTGCACCTCCATGAACGCTGAGTATTCCAACATTCGCAGCTTTGAGGAGGCGATCGTCCGATCCTGCCAAACAGGCACAGCAGTAGCATGTGGTGGAGGGGGGGGCGCCAAAGGTTCATAACCTAAATAAATCACATTCATCAAGCGTGAGAAAATAATCACACTTTTCAGATTCTGGAGCATGTGCTGGCTTTTACCTACTTGGTATTGATTGTGGCACAGGACCTGATAGGCTTGGGTATGGGGGCTGTGCAAATGGTTTGATACTGAAAAACAAAGCATGAGCCACTGAGACAAAAACTTTCACCATCTCGTATGTTGTGTTAGTTTTATATATGTTGCAGCACCAGCTAGGCGTAAGTCCACCTGCTTCCCTAAAGATGCAAAGCAGCAATATTAAATGTACTTTTACAGATACAACAAAAAACCCCTGATAATTCAATTTTCCCACATATAAAACCAATGTAGCAAATTCCCTTTCATCAAAATTGATagaaattaacatttttataattCTGCAGGAAACAAACATTTCAATGAGGAGTTAGTGCTGCTTTGTGTTCACTGTGCTGGACTTGGGCTAAGGGAGAACTTACGCATGGCTGGTGCGGCCAAGCCCAGGAGTCCTTCCCGGGTTGAGATCTAGAACCAGCCTGGTGTGCAAAAAAACACACCCTTTAAAGCCCACCTGAGAGAAAAACTAACAGCACTAACACATAACCAAGCTGTCACTTATAGGCCACAAAATGGGAAAATGGgatgtttttaatgtaacatCTGTTATAGCCATTGAGGTTTCACactgactataataataattatcattattataggAAGAAAAAAGGACTTCTGCAAAATTTCGCAAAACAAGGGCAAGgaagaaaaccaaacaaaaaaagcctGAAGTTAAGAAAAAAAGTTGAAGTTGCGAGATCATGTAATGGTTTTGTGACATCTctcaaaagttttatttttatgttttcttccTTGAAATTGTTGTTTTCTTGCATGTCCTTTTAGGGCAGgcgtgtcaaactaattttagttcaggggccaaatacggaactGTTCATCTAAAGTTGTGCTTTAGTTTggaattcaacaaataaataaatcaaaaaacatGTACAGCACTGATAAGTAAGACGTGTGTGTGCTTTTAAATGATTAAgattttattgttattcttttttgttATGTTTCATAATAGTATTCCAAGGTGCTACAATTTTGTTGTATGacttgtacaatgacaataaaagcaatctcattttgtgtcgtctaatctaatctaatctaatctaaatcAGAAATCAGTCCAGATTTTTATTAGTTTGTGGCTCATTTTTATgcaatttggggagattttgtggaatcatttgaggaaaattgcaggattttgaaaaaaaaaaaaaaagttcttttaacaatatGAGATTATAAATGACTGCCGttatgtgataaaagcatggggaaaatgtgagccctgctaatattgtggagtttcatttaatttgtgtattattttggacatatatacaactgaattagttggtaatttacacaatagttCATGGTGAAACCATGAACTATTGTGTAAATAGTGACTTTTTTGGGTTCTGCAGCGGGCCAAATAGGATGCTTTAAAAgtccggatttggcccccaggccttgagtttgacacgtgtgctatAGAGACTCCTTATAATGATaccaaagcagtggttctcaaactttttctgttgcatCCCTCCTTTTAAGCCCCCACCCACCTATCGGAACATAATTTTTTATCATAATCGGTAAATTATTGCGACTATACTTCTTCAAAActtcaaagaaaatgtgcaatcacatattttagaacagtaataattaTGAAGTTATTTGAGTGGTTCTGGAAACCACCGCATCAAAGATCTTGGGGCTAAAAACGTAGCTTGAATTTCCcagttttaccctttttctacttAAGCTCTATGATCCTGTTCCTTAAAATCCAGAATTTTATAGCAATCAAAAACTATgcaaactacaatatttgcatttcctgaagaaaatgcaagtgaggatggaAGAGCTTGCCCGCGTCGTACTGCGCtagcttagcaatagcctagcattagcattaacgtaacgttagtattagtttaatgttaacattagccgaacgttagcattagcatagcattagcccaacattagcctatcattagcattagcttagtatCAGCCTAaagttaacattagcctagcattagcattaacgtaACGTTAGTATTAGTCTAATGTTAACATTAGCcaaacgttagcattagcatagcattagcccaacattagcctatcattagcattagcttagtatCAGCCTAacgttaacattagcctagcattagcattaacgtaACGTTAGTATTAGTCTAATGTTAACATTAGCcgaacgttagcattagcatagcattagcccaaCATTAgtctatcattagcattagcttagtatCAGCCTAacgttaacattagcctaacgttagcaatgacattaacctaacattaacaatagcctagcaagaacattaaccttgcattagcactaacctagaattagcattaccattaacttagcatgagcatatagcctggtattagcattagcctagcatcagcaatagcctagcaataacattagccaagcattagcaatagcattagccttacattagcactaacctagaattagcattagccataCGTTAGCATTAccaatagcctagcaataacattagcctagcattaacaacaGTCTAGCAATAACATTCACcttgcattagcactaacctagaattagcattagcttaacgttaacattagcattatcctagtattagcattagcctagcgttagcaataacctagaaatagcatcagcctagcattaacaatagcctaacaataacattagccttgcattagcactaacctagaattagcattagcttaacgttaacattagccttgcattagaattagcctagtattagcattagcctagcattagcaataacctagcaataagattagcctagcattagcaatagcctagcaattcaaatatcaattttttttttttttaaataatcatgtATCCTGATGTGTTAACAATAGCCCAGTGGTGAATTCCACTTACTCCTGAGAAGGTCCAGGCTGTCCTTGAAGGGAAGCTGACCAAAACTGAGGACATAACAGCAAAGATGAAAAGTGAaggtgaaggttttttttttacaacttgttaaaaaggaaaacattgTGCAGGGTCTCACTCTTGGAGGTTGGTAGGGAGCAGGAGGCAGGGGCGGGAGATGACTTTTGATCATACTTGGGGATACGATTTGTGCTGATGACAGGGCTGCGATGTTCTGCAGGGCTTTGTCTTTGGATGCTTGATCCTTGTTTGTCAGAGAGAAATAAGTGAGGTCAACCACAAGGTGGCAGCAGGACTCAAACACTCAACAAATATATGAATTAACTCGGCTTCTAATACAATTATCTAGAAAATaatagggtcattccatgtcatttcaactcattttctacattttatcTTTCTTTCCTCATATAGAACATGAGAAGCTtctttataataaatattatttttttaaagcgaaatgtttgtttgatgcagtgattttaatttttttttttttatgttgctatagaaaaactaataaacaataaatgattataagacacagaggtgagctacaatggcctcatgtaaaggaaggtacaaaataaaaatgaagaagtcacataaagaaaaattgttttacatATCAAGAAAGAGTTATTTTtacactataaattaaaacatatatttcaagagactgtcacccaacaaccaatgcatatatgtgactaatcatttgtgatatgaacagtctatgtacaatagctcaaagctgatcaaattacagggagccgAGGCATATGCAGTTTTCTGTGTGACGTACTGTAGATCCTGAGATATGGaaactgaaagaaaaataaggactaGCGATGATCGACACAAatccccctcactaaattggccatatctcaaaaattgTTCATCTATTCAAACTAGAAATTTACAGTGTGTCTATTAAATACTAACAACAATTggtaacattttaaaacatttttgagactgaagtgcgtgagccattttgttgaaatgacatgggaTGACCCAGTTGCTATGTTGTGATTTCAATGGATAACATATCAttgatttaaattaataaaaaaaaattgcttgaattaaatctaaaaaacaaaacaaaacaaacaaaaaacacagttgACAGATTTGAGAGACGATAAAAAATGAAGCAGCGTGGTGTGATCAGGTTCACCacagagaaaaaggaaaaatagatGTAAGCTGAGTTTATAAGCTGGgagcaaacacaaacaaattcaTAATGTTTGATTGGAAGCAAATGATGCAAATTACATGAATACACaggttttactgttttttttttgtttgttaataattcctttggcttttttttcatttgtttgcaATGCAGACACTTCATCTAATGCTccggaaatgtttttttttttttttttgcaatcaaAGGAAAGATGCTTGAGAAGGGAGACCCACAATCAAACACCGTATGCAAAGCAAGCAAGACTTGGACTCAGGCGCAGGCTGAGGGGAGGAGTGTACGCAACGTAAGGCGTGACGTGAAGCATTTTGGTGTTGAAAGCGTGGCTGTTTCCTAAGTTTTGCTTTGTTGCAGAGTAGCAATGGGGCAGGGCTCATGCCAGCAGAAGGACAGTGCACGTGGTGCTGCCAAATAAAAGAAGTCAGATTCACTTACCATATTCATGGCCTGAatcaaaaaaggagaaaaatcaTTAGTTTCTTACAGTTCTAAATGTGCTCAGTCAATCAGTTTAGAGGGAATAAAATAATCTAACACCCTAGAATATTTCTTTATGCTTTAATACAATGCAGACTATGAGCAGAAATGAAATGTCACTTTTGAGCTCAAATAAATCTGTGTAATTTAGCCATGATATTTCTTtggaaaaataatattaaaaggcTTAGagcaaaacaaaccaaacagaTATGTTCTTGCAATCAGGAAGTTCAGCAGAGTAAATATGTGGAGGAAGTCGAATCCTCAGAGGTGTTGAGGATGGACCATCTTTTGACGTATTACTGTACATCAGATAAACAGCTGGTACTTTACATCCACTATCCGCTTCAGCtgtcataatttatttttctttttttttgtttgttcagcTGACGCTCGGGTAAATTATGAGCTTATGTAATACATTATCTATGAGTGGTAATGTTGAAAAATGCTAATTAGAGTATAAGAAGAATGCAAATAGATTAGACACGTAAAACCATGAGAACAAATTAATATACAAGAATGCTATCAGCCCTACATCATGACCGCTGATGggtaaagtgaataaaaatatttgacttTGATGGATTAACTTTAGAAAATTATCGGTGGGTGATTTTCAATATTAGTATCTACATTATTTTCATGAAGTTGTGTTTGTCAGAGTGTCTTGGGTTCCGGGGTAGCTTCAGCATCTtttctttaactcattcagtgccagtaattttcagaatttctacccccattgtagagcattttgactgatttttaaagacccacagaatattttgcacTATGGCAATCTGATTCTGAAAGAATAAAgtttctactttcatcagaaaaaaagaaatgtgtttgtagcttgtttagatattctgtaatcagcagttgaatagagcgagttttacacaaattgccagtttcagagtaaaaagctgagaaaacaggctttttctaaaaaaaaaaaaaaaaaaaaaaaaaaaaaaaaaatccgaagcatttttattttttctattttaaaaactacatctaaaaaaaaaaaaaaaaagcactgaattattattatttttctatctggctcacagtttactgttttacttactgtattttatatCTCCTCCCCCCTGTCAATCACAAagacttcctcttcctcccaacatgcagagatgacccgtttggccaggttagttgatggttttaacTCACGATCGcgacattatcaataatccacacaggtccacacatgttctgtgttagtatgtggtgctgtgagctgctggatacttcacaatatcacttcatagcaccataatctcactcgtccCTGCTTttccctccttagctaatggtagcattaGTGGCAAATCtgtcatccaaaggtgcgctgctgccaccttcagggcacagttggtcactacatcaacagAGGAGCTTTACATTCACAGTCGAACTCCGTCACAGTGTATCCTAGCAATTGACAAGTTTTCtagtcaatggcactgagtgagttaatgttTTAGAACAGAAGTAGGCAACTATTAtaacagcggggccacaaaaatgtgtttgtttgaacgGAGGGCCACATAATCAatgttcatgtcagcatttagaataatgagtgatctgagcattaatgcaggaaagaacaaagagtttgtatagtttttgtgtgtttttctctcattctgtgtatatttgttgttgtcttgctcgttgtaaggcattttgtgtatttttgttcttgtttagtgtttttttctttaattttgtacatttactttgggggtcgcGTAAATTTAGACTGAGGGCCAaaaatgtggcccccgggcagttgcctatgtctgttttAGAAGGTGTGGATGTTCCCCTCTCCAAAAACCACTTTTTCGTACACAATTTTCcagtttcattatttttctttctcagaatattttgttcttacattcctcatttttcagtaattttggttaatatttttaACGTCCACCCATggaacttttttcattttgctaGGCATGGCatagttgaaaataaaagaacacaactcTAATTTGTAATGTATTGTcacattttgatatattttgattataattactttttattgggtATATTATATCAGGTAAAAATCACCCGGCGATAGTGATGGTGTTACTCATTTTAGCGATAGTGTTCTAATGATCAAATAATCATTGTGTTACCGAAAAAAAAGCTGGATAAACTATTGAGTACAAGGATTTGTATTAAAGCCAAGAAAAAGCTCAAATGTGACCTACTCTGATGAGTcatatttggttttatttcatgttGATTCATGGCTGCATGTGCAACGCTTTAATAATGCATCATTAAAAGAAGGCACGTCACCACCAACAGTTTGAAAACCATGGATTTTGCAAATAGACTGCTTTTACTTTGGTACATACCGCTTATCTAAGTATTAGGTATGTAAGCTCCGCTTTTGATAGTAACTAATGAACAGTTGGGATTTTGGCTCCTTCCGCTCATAAAAAGTGTTTGAGGGATCATTGAGgaacataaaaaaacagttCCAGGTGTTGACTTGGCATCTGTATTATTCAAGCCTTTGTAGAACGCAATGGACAAACAAGACCAATCACTAATGCCgatgcttaaagctgatatccggagtttctgagaaatctgattatgtatgattcttttgaaatgcgaaaaaatatctaactagtcttttactatggtctacgtgggcgtgtctatacactGCAAGGCATGCCTGCATGACTCACTCtgaggcagatcagtgatccccaaagcaattttcttatgctatccacacactgttgttattgttttcagccaaaacactgcacattacagtaaaacacgtgGATATTTAACTGGCTATTGTGTGAGTCCGTCTCCGCACTGTGAGTGttcatccagcagcagcagcggcttcaaacactcaccggagttttaagctgctaattcactttcttctcctcctcatctttattaaacacaggaatagtgcatttaaggtgataatcatttgttcatCACCTCAACTGTTGCGTCGCAATGGgccacaaacacgtcagatcaagtcaaaggcgatacgatgTCTGCTCTCTGCTTGCCTACACTGCAGTGTTCACCGTGAAGACGTGGCaccggcagcaggcacttcctggaagGGGCGGTTCATAATTCTAGTGATGTCACTAGCATTTGAAtcgctcgtttttcagaagagggcaga is a genomic window containing:
- the tead3b gene encoding TEA domain family member 3 b isoform X8 — encoded protein: MYGRNELIARYIKLRTGKTRTRKQVSSHLQVLARRKSREIQSKLKDQASKDKALQNIAALSSAQIVSPSMIKSHLPPLPPAPYQPPRFWSASLQGQPGPSQDIKPFAQPPYPSLSGPVPQSIPSYEPLAPPPPPHATAVPVWQDRTIASSKLRMLEYSAFMEVQREPDINSKHLFVHIGQTHPSYSDPLLEAVDIRQIYDKFPEKKGGLKELYEKGPQNAFFLVKFWADLNSSGLPDGPGSFYGVTSQYSSFENMTITVSTKVCSFGKQVVEKVETEYARLEGGKYVYRIHRSPMCEYMINFIHKLKHLPEKYMMNSVLENFTILQVVTNRDTQETLLCIAFVFEVSTSEHGAQYHVYRLVKD
- the tead3b gene encoding TEA domain family member 3 b isoform X9 gives rise to the protein MNMDQASKDKALQNIAALSSAQIVSPSMIKSHLPPLPPAPYQPPRFWSASLQGQPGPSQELVLDLNPGRTPGLGRTSHAIKPFAQPPYPSLSGPVPQSIPSYEPLAPPPPPHATAVPVWQDRTIASSKLRMLEYSAFMEVQREPDINSKHLFVHIGQTHPSYSDPLLEAVDIRQIYDKFPEKKGGLKELYEKGPQNAFFLVKFWADLNSSGLPDGPGSFYGVTSQYSSFENMTITVSTKVCSFGKQVVEKVETEYARLEGGKYVYRIHRSPMCEYMINFIHKLKHLPEKYMMNSVLENFTILQVVTNRDTQETLLCIAFVFEVSTSEHGAQYHVYRLVKD
- the tead3b gene encoding TEA domain family member 3 b isoform X5, translated to MYGRNELIARYIKLRTGKTRTRKQVSSHIQVLARKKVRECQASIKAMNMDQASKDKALQNIAALSSAQIVSPSMIKSHLPPLPPAPYQPPRFWSASLQGQPGPSQELVLDLNPGRTPGLGRTSHAIKPFAQPPYPSLSGPVPQSIPSYEPLAPPPPPHATAVPVWQDRTIASSKLRMLEYSAFMEVQREPDINSKHLFVHIGQTHPSYSDPLLEAVDIRQIYDKFPEKKGGLKELYEKGPQNAFFLVKFWADLNSSGLPDGPGSFYGVTSQYSSFENMTITVSTKVCSFGKQVVEKVETEYARLEGGKYVYRIHRSPMCEYMINFIHKLKHLPEKYMMNSVLENFTILQVVTNRDTQETLLCIAFVFEVSTSEHGAQYHVYRLVKD
- the tead3b gene encoding TEA domain family member 3 b isoform X2 produces the protein MYGRNELIARYIKLRTGKTRTRKQVSSHIQVLARKKVRECQASIKVSSHLQVLARRKSREIQSKLKDQASKDKALQNIAALSSAQIVSPSMIKSHLPPLPPAPYQPPRFWSASLQGQPGPSQELVLDLNPGRTPGLGRTSHAIKPFAQPPYPSLSGPVPQSIPSYEPLAPPPPPHATAVPVWQDRTIASSKLRMLEYSAFMEVQREPDINSKHLFVHIGQTHPSYSDPLLEAVDIRQIYDKFPEKKGGLKELYEKGPQNAFFLVKFWADLNSSGLPDGPGSFYGVTSQYSSFENMTITVSTKVCSFGKQVVEKVETEYARLEGGKYVYRIHRSPMCEYMINFIHKLKHLPEKYMMNSVLENFTILQVVTNRDTQETLLCIAFVFEVSTSEHGAQYHVYRLVKD
- the tead3b gene encoding TEA domain family member 3 b isoform X3, encoding MYGRNELIARYIKLRTGKTRTRKQVSSHIQVLARKKVRECQASIKVSSHLQVLARRKSREIQSKLKAMNMDQASKDKALQNIAALSSAQIVSPSMIKSHLPPLPPAPYQPPRFWSASLQGQPGPSQDIKPFAQPPYPSLSGPVPQSIPSYEPLAPPPPPHATAVPVWQDRTIASSKLRMLEYSAFMEVQREPDINSKHLFVHIGQTHPSYSDPLLEAVDIRQIYDKFPEKKGGLKELYEKGPQNAFFLVKFWADLNSSGLPDGPGSFYGVTSQYSSFENMTITVSTKVCSFGKQVVEKVETEYARLEGGKYVYRIHRSPMCEYMINFIHKLKHLPEKYMMNSVLENFTILQVVTNRDTQETLLCIAFVFEVSTSEHGAQYHVYRLVKD
- the tead3b gene encoding TEA domain family member 3 b isoform X1 — protein: MYGRNELIARYIKLRTGKTRTRKQVSSHIQVLARKKVRECQASIKVSSHLQVLARRKSREIQSKLKAMNMDQASKDKALQNIAALSSAQIVSPSMIKSHLPPLPPAPYQPPRFWSASLQGQPGPSQELVLDLNPGRTPGLGRTSHAIKPFAQPPYPSLSGPVPQSIPSYEPLAPPPPPHATAVPVWQDRTIASSKLRMLEYSAFMEVQREPDINSKHLFVHIGQTHPSYSDPLLEAVDIRQIYDKFPEKKGGLKELYEKGPQNAFFLVKFWADLNSSGLPDGPGSFYGVTSQYSSFENMTITVSTKVCSFGKQVVEKVETEYARLEGGKYVYRIHRSPMCEYMINFIHKLKHLPEKYMMNSVLENFTILQVVTNRDTQETLLCIAFVFEVSTSEHGAQYHVYRLVKD
- the tead3b gene encoding TEA domain family member 3 b isoform X4; translation: MYGRNELIARYIKLRTGKTRTRKQVSSHLQVLARRKSREIQSKLKAMNMDQASKDKALQNIAALSSAQIVSPSMIKSHLPPLPPAPYQPPRFWSASLQGQPGPSQELVLDLNPGRTPGLGRTSHAIKPFAQPPYPSLSGPVPQSIPSYEPLAPPPPPHATAVPVWQDRTIASSKLRMLEYSAFMEVQREPDINSKHLFVHIGQTHPSYSDPLLEAVDIRQIYDKFPEKKGGLKELYEKGPQNAFFLVKFWADLNSSGLPDGPGSFYGVTSQYSSFENMTITVSTKVCSFGKQVVEKVETEYARLEGGKYVYRIHRSPMCEYMINFIHKLKHLPEKYMMNSVLENFTILQVVTNRDTQETLLCIAFVFEVSTSEHGAQYHVYRLVKD
- the tead3b gene encoding TEA domain family member 3 b isoform X6, with the translated sequence MYGRNELIARYIKLRTGKTRTRKQVSSHIQVLARKKVRECQASIKDQASKDKALQNIAALSSAQIVSPSMIKSHLPPLPPAPYQPPRFWSASLQGQPGPSQELVLDLNPGRTPGLGRTSHAIKPFAQPPYPSLSGPVPQSIPSYEPLAPPPPPHATAVPVWQDRTIASSKLRMLEYSAFMEVQREPDINSKHLFVHIGQTHPSYSDPLLEAVDIRQIYDKFPEKKGGLKELYEKGPQNAFFLVKFWADLNSSGLPDGPGSFYGVTSQYSSFENMTITVSTKVCSFGKQVVEKVETEYARLEGGKYVYRIHRSPMCEYMINFIHKLKHLPEKYMMNSVLENFTILQVVTNRDTQETLLCIAFVFEVSTSEHGAQYHVYRLVKD
- the tead3b gene encoding TEA domain family member 3 b isoform X7; protein product: MYGRNELIARYIKLRTGKTRTRKQVSSHLQVLARRKSREIQSKLKDQASKDKALQNIAALSSAQIVSPSMIKSHLPPLPPAPYQPPRFWSASLQGQPGPSQELVLDLNPGRTPGLGRTSHAIKPFAQPPYPSLSGPVPQSIPSYEPLAPPPPPHATAVPVWQDRTIASSKLRMLEYSAFMEVQREPDINSKHLFVHIGQTHPSYSDPLLEAVDIRQIYDKFPEKKGGLKELYEKGPQNAFFLVKFWADLNSSGLPDGPGSFYGVTSQYSSFENMTITVSTKVCSFGKQVVEKVETEYARLEGGKYVYRIHRSPMCEYMINFIHKLKHLPEKYMMNSVLENFTILQVVTNRDTQETLLCIAFVFEVSTSEHGAQYHVYRLVKD